From a single Vitis vinifera cultivar Pinot Noir 40024 chromosome 18, ASM3070453v1 genomic region:
- the LOC100261979 gene encoding DNA damage-repair/toleration protein DRT100, with protein sequence MLALKSSLFFLLLSLLSLLTLQCLTAASAACHVDDELGLLAFKSAITHDPSGMLQNWKSGTDCCKWPGITCLSGNRVTSLSLTGQPGKQNSFLSGTISPSLVKVQNLDGIYLQNLRNITGPFPALLFGMPKLLFVYIENNQLSGPLRRDIGNLTQLNALSFEGNRFSGPIPSSISQLTGLTQLKLGGNLLTGTVPAGISRLKDLTFLSLERNGLSGSIPDFFSSFSNLRILRLSHNKFSGKIPNSISSLSPKLAYLEVGHNSLVGQIPDFLGNFTALDTLDLSWNQFSGTVPKTFAKLTKIFNLDLSHNFLVDPFPEMSVKGIESLDLSYNHFHLGTIPKWVTSSEIIYSLKLAKCGLKFKLDDWKPSETYFYDYIDLSENEITGSPTQLLNKTDYLVGFWASGNQLRFDFSKLRIVKTLKYLDVSRSMVFGKVPEGITGLEKLNVSHNHLCGRLPPSKFPASAFQGNDCLCGSPLSACKRSK encoded by the coding sequence ATGTTAGCTTTGAAAAGCTCTCTCTTTTTCCTcctcctctctctcctctctctcctcACCCTCCAGTGCCTCACCGCCGCCTCCGCTGCCTGCCATGTGGACGACGAATTGGGTCTCCTCGCCTTCAAATCGGCCATCACCCATGACCCCTCCGGCATGCTTCAAAACTGGAAGTCCGGCACGGACTGCTGCAAATGGCCAGGTATCACCTGCCTGTCTGGAAACCGGGTCACGAGTCTCTCCCTCACGGGCCAACCTGGTAAACAGAATAGCTTTTTGTCCGGTACAATCTCGCCTTCTCTGGTGAAAGTGCAGAACTTGGATGGAATTTACCTGCAGAACCTCCGAAACATCACGGGTCCTTTTCCGGCTCTTCTTTTTGGGATGCCGAAACTCCTGTTCGTTTACATCGAAAACAACCAGCTTTCTGGCCCACTTCGCCGAGATATCGGAAACTTGACCCAACTCAATGCGCTGAGTTTTGAGGGTAACCGGTTCAGCGGGCCAATACCGAGTTCGATCTCCCAGCTGACTGGGTTGACTCAGCTCAAACTCGGTGGCAACCTCCTCACTGGCACAGTGCCAGCCGGCATCAGCCGGCTCAAGGACTTGACCTTTCTCAGCCTCGAACGGAACGGGCTCTCCGGCAGCATACCGGACTTCTTCTCCTCGTTCTCTAACCTCCGGATTCTCCGACTTTCTCACAATAagttttccgggaaaattccgAACAGCATTTCAAGCTTATCTCCAAAATTGGCCTATTTGGAGGTGGGCCACAACTCCCTAGTGGGACAGATCCCAGATTTTCTCGGTAACTTTACAGCATTGGATACCCTTGATCTTTCCTGGAACCAATTCTCCGGCACTGTGCCAAAAACTTTCGCAAAGCTCACAAAAATATTCAACCTCGATCTGTCACACAATTTTCTCGTCGATCCCTTCCCAGAAATGTCCGTAAAAGGGATCGAATCACTCGATCTATCGTACAATCATTTCCATCTCGGTACAATTCCAAAATGGGTCACATCATCTGAGATCATCTACTCACTGAAGCTCGCAAAATGCGGACTCAAGTTCAAACTAGACGATTGGAAGCCGTCGGAAACCTATTTCTACGACTACATCGATCTCTCGGAAAACGAAATCACAGGTAGTCCGACCCAGTTGTTGAACAAAACCGATTACCTGGTAGGGTTTTGGGCCTCCGGCAACCAGCTGCGATTCGATTTCTCGAAACTGAGAATCGTGAAGACGCTGAAGTACTTGGATGTGTCGCGGAGCATGGTTTTCGGGAAGGTGCCTGAGGGGATAACGGGGTTGGAGAAGCTGAATGTGAGCCACAACCATTTGTGTGGTCGGCTTCCTCCGTCGAAGTTTCCAGCGAGTGCGTTCCAGGGCAATGACTGCCTGTGCGGGTCGCCGCTTTCGGCTTGCAAAAGgagtaaataa
- the LOC100251682 gene encoding phosphatidylinositol N-acetylglucosaminyltransferase subunit P: MSWRPGSLKEEDMEDRHSVSSPRRILSLSKQRRATVSFPDPDDKSSGFGVAGEHGPKPAEVYGFVGSISTVVATVIFLVWAYVPEHWLHSIGIFYYPNRQWALAVPAYAMVTVVLALGFYIGLNFMATPSPTSLNTMFDEYSREPMSFEPSIGDEQPIEPMADIGIDRINDLMFSDVK, translated from the exons ATGAGCTGGAGGCCTGGAAGTTTAAAAGAGGAAGACATGGAAGATCGCCATTCTGTCAGTAGTCCCAGAAGAATCCTTAGTCTGTCAAAACAGAGAAGGGCAACAGTGTCCTTCCCAGATCCAGATGACAAGTCTTCTGGGTTCGGTGTGGCTGGAGAGCATGGTCCCAAGCCTGCAGAAGTTTATGGATTTGTTGGGTCCATTTCAACTGTTGTTGCTACAG TTATTTTCCTGGTATGGGCATATGTTCCTGAGCACTGGTTACATTCTATTGGGATCTTTTACTATCCTAACAG GCAATGGGCTTTAGCTGTGCCGGCTTATGCTATGGTGACAGTAGTATTAGCATTGGGATTTTACATTGGCCTCAACTTCATGGCGACCCCTTCTCCAACTTCCTTAAACACGATGTTTG ATGAATACAGTAGAGAACCTATGAGCTTTGAGCCTTCAATAGGAGATGAGCAGCCCATCGAACCCATGGCTGATATTGGCATCGATCGAATCAATGATCTAATGTTCAGTGATGTAAAATGA